From Chryseobacterium sp. H1D6B, a single genomic window includes:
- a CDS encoding SusC/RagA family TonB-linked outer membrane protein, with the protein MKNYILFPVICCSTLMVAQHTVTGKITESNTGKPLSGVAVIIQNINAVTNTDKNGIFSLTTGESRLSLLISKAGYESQSLDIQLPLQKELKISLYTKITEIEEVSLSTGYQKIPKERSTGSFSSVDSKLLQQQVTTNIMDRLPAIANGLTVSKGLTEDGQLMIRGLSTMQGPKNPLIVVDNFPYEGSISNINPNIIESVTILKDAAASSIWGARAANGVIVITTKAAKTNQATSVEFTANTTLSAKPDLSYSRQISSSDFIDVEMQLFNKGYYDSDINSYSHPALTPVVTLLNKEKQGLLSHNDAMNEINRLRNIDVRDQYKKYMYQPMENRQYALNIFGSTPKLSWTSFIGYDDNTGNLSEKYQRLNARFQNIWKPTEKLTVTTGMYYTNTTTKSGRSSYNSITMRDNWKVPYMQFADDAGNPLVMNYMLDQDYKNSLQGTGLLDWNYYPLTDWMHNIVQNKTNEFILNAGLNYKIIKGLDLDIKYQYQHNNGESSTLYDEQSYYARNYVNNFAKQNTDGSISFVVPKGGIFDKGISETTVNNLRGQLNYNRNFGKHSVNAIAGGEIRETITRYDNNRYYGYNTNTLSTAGIDYTKQYLNFVTGSLDFIERGTSLRETNIRFVSLYANLAYTYDKRYTLSGSVRQDASNLFGLKTNQQWNPFWSAGLSWNVSNEAFYNSDFLSYLKLRGSYGFNGNIDPSMVAVTTILFDTDLSVYTGGNTARIDKFYNPNLRWETIRMMNVGLDFGLKGNLITGSVEYFTKEGSNLFGTAPLDYTTGVKSMLWNVAGMKGRGMDIELKTKNIDKTVKWNSIINFSIYNDKVTNYYLPTTFANSFVVNSGSIAPISGIVGLPVYGVFAYKWAGLDPQTGDPQGYLDGEVSKDYTKILNSAQGIEDLEYFGSAIPTKYGSFINTIAYQQFSLDVGITYKFGYWFRRSSINYTDLIASRDGHSDYSKRWQNPGDELWTNVPSNPYTTNSARDAFYNGSSVLVERGDHIRLQYLTLNYSFRKENLGNLPIQNLQLFASANNLGILWKANKAGVDPDYNWGTYSLKPVTTYSIGLRTQF; encoded by the coding sequence ATGAAAAACTATATACTATTCCCTGTTATTTGTTGCAGTACACTTATGGTTGCACAGCATACGGTTACAGGAAAAATAACAGAAAGTAATACTGGGAAACCTTTATCTGGAGTTGCCGTAATCATCCAGAACATCAATGCGGTTACCAATACGGACAAAAATGGAATATTCAGCCTCACCACCGGTGAATCCCGACTATCCTTACTCATTAGCAAGGCAGGTTACGAAAGTCAGTCACTGGATATTCAATTGCCATTACAAAAAGAGCTGAAAATATCTTTATATACGAAGATTACAGAAATAGAAGAAGTTTCGTTATCGACAGGTTATCAGAAAATTCCAAAAGAAAGGTCTACGGGTTCTTTCTCGTCAGTTGACAGTAAATTATTGCAACAACAGGTGACCACTAATATAATGGACAGACTTCCTGCGATAGCCAATGGTCTAACCGTCAGTAAAGGACTGACCGAAGATGGTCAGCTGATGATAAGAGGACTAAGTACGATGCAGGGTCCTAAAAATCCGCTTATCGTTGTGGATAATTTTCCGTACGAAGGCAGTATCAGTAATATTAACCCCAACATTATTGAGAGTGTTACTATCCTGAAAGATGCAGCTGCATCGAGTATCTGGGGAGCGAGAGCAGCAAATGGTGTCATTGTGATCACAACCAAAGCTGCTAAAACTAATCAGGCAACATCTGTGGAATTTACAGCCAATACCACTCTGAGCGCAAAGCCAGACCTCAGTTACAGCAGGCAGATTTCCAGCAGTGACTTTATCGATGTAGAAATGCAGCTTTTCAACAAAGGATATTATGACAGCGATATTAACTCTTACAGCCATCCTGCTTTAACCCCGGTTGTTACACTTTTAAATAAGGAAAAACAAGGGCTTCTATCTCATAATGATGCGATGAATGAAATCAACAGGTTAAGGAACATTGATGTGAGAGACCAGTACAAAAAGTATATGTACCAACCAATGGAAAATAGACAATATGCACTTAATATTTTTGGAAGCACTCCAAAATTGTCCTGGACATCGTTTATTGGATATGATGATAATACAGGGAATTTAAGTGAAAAATACCAACGGTTGAATGCCCGTTTTCAAAACATCTGGAAACCAACTGAAAAGCTGACTGTAACTACGGGAATGTACTACACCAATACGACAACAAAAAGTGGTAGAAGTTCCTACAACAGTATAACGATGCGTGATAATTGGAAAGTTCCCTATATGCAGTTTGCTGATGATGCCGGCAATCCATTAGTAATGAACTATATGTTGGATCAGGATTATAAAAACAGTCTACAGGGAACAGGACTTTTGGATTGGAATTACTATCCATTGACTGATTGGATGCATAATATCGTTCAAAATAAAACAAACGAATTTATCCTCAACGCAGGCTTGAATTATAAGATCATAAAAGGTTTGGATCTCGATATCAAGTACCAATACCAGCATAATAATGGGGAAAGCAGCACACTCTATGATGAACAAAGCTATTACGCAAGAAACTATGTGAATAATTTTGCAAAACAGAATACGGATGGCAGTATCAGTTTCGTTGTTCCCAAAGGAGGAATTTTTGATAAAGGAATTTCTGAAACTACGGTCAACAACCTGAGAGGACAGTTGAACTACAATAGAAATTTTGGAAAGCATTCCGTTAATGCTATTGCAGGAGGAGAAATCAGAGAAACCATTACCCGGTATGACAACAACAGGTATTACGGTTACAATACGAATACTTTGTCTACTGCGGGTATTGACTATACGAAACAATATCTCAACTTTGTAACAGGAAGTTTAGACTTTATCGAAAGAGGAACGTCGCTTAGAGAAACCAATATCCGTTTCGTTTCCCTGTATGCCAATTTGGCATATACCTACGATAAACGCTATACACTGTCGGGAAGCGTAAGACAGGATGCGAGTAATCTATTCGGATTAAAGACCAATCAGCAATGGAATCCCTTCTGGTCTGCCGGTCTGTCCTGGAATGTTTCGAATGAAGCTTTTTATAATTCCGATTTTCTTTCTTACCTGAAATTAAGAGGTTCTTATGGTTTTAATGGAAATATCGATCCTTCGATGGTTGCCGTGACCACCATCTTATTTGATACCGACCTTTCAGTGTACACAGGAGGCAATACAGCCAGAATTGATAAATTTTATAATCCTAACCTGCGTTGGGAGACCATCAGAATGATGAATGTAGGGTTGGATTTTGGGCTCAAAGGCAATCTCATTACGGGTTCGGTTGAATATTTTACGAAAGAAGGCAGCAATCTCTTTGGTACAGCACCATTGGATTATACAACTGGTGTTAAAAGTATGCTATGGAATGTTGCCGGAATGAAAGGACGTGGTATGGATATCGAGCTGAAAACGAAAAATATTGATAAGACCGTAAAATGGAACAGCATCATTAATTTCAGTATCTATAATGACAAGGTCACTAACTATTATTTACCAACCACATTTGCCAATAGCTTTGTTGTCAATTCAGGTTCCATCGCTCCGATAAGCGGTATTGTAGGGCTTCCTGTATATGGTGTATTTGCCTACAAATGGGCAGGTCTCGATCCACAAACCGGAGATCCTCAAGGATATTTGGATGGAGAAGTCAGTAAAGATTACACTAAAATATTGAATTCCGCTCAAGGAATTGAAGACTTAGAATACTTTGGATCAGCGATTCCTACAAAGTATGGTTCATTTATCAACACGATTGCCTACCAACAGTTTTCTTTGGATGTTGGGATTACTTATAAGTTTGGGTATTGGTTTAGAAGAAGCTCTATCAACTATACCGACCTTATTGCTAGCCGTGACGGGCATAGTGATTATTCCAAAAGATGGCAGAATCCTGGTGATGAACTATGGACGAATGTTCCTTCAAACCCTTACACAACCAACTCTGCGAGAGATGCTTTTTATAATGGTTCTAGTGTTTTAGTTGAAAGAGGTGACCATATTCGATTGCAATATCTTACCCTCAACTACAGTTTCAGGAAAGAAAATTTAGGGAATCTGCCTATTCAGAATTTACAACTCTTTGCATCGGCAAATAATCTGGGAATACTCTGGAAAGCCAATAAAGCAGGTGTCGACCCTGATTACAATTGGGGAACTTACTCTTTAAAACCTGTAACAACCTACTCAATAGGACTTAGAACACAATTTTAA
- a CDS encoding RagB/SusD family nutrient uptake outer membrane protein, with protein sequence MKNILLNIFALWALCSITGCSDFLEEKSDSRLATPVTLEDNQALMDRTFNTVLSNSISGQISADEIYITDADYGNLTYEFEKRLYTWQPGEVSSSDENDWGSCYRRINVCNTVLYNIEHYQIAGAENLKGQALALRAAIYLEAAQIYCLVYNKNTANTDLGLPLRLDPDINIPSKRSSLKETYSQIISDLKEAAMLLPNTQIALIRPSKATTLGYLSRTYLFMGDYQNALEYGKQTLSINDNLLDFNTLNPADSYPIKSMNTEILLHSSMVYSQFLSSSMAKIPQSLYNIYDNNDLRKSIYFRFNTAQQILFKGNYSGGATRMTSLAKDEVYLNVAESYARLNDMQLAMQTLNELLKTRWKTGTYIPMTANSQSETLDIILKERRKELLFRGLRWSDLKRYNRDGAGISLQRIVNGTTYILPPNDLRYAIAIPEDIIKMTGMPQNPR encoded by the coding sequence ATGAAAAATATACTTTTAAATATATTCGCCTTATGGGCTTTGTGCAGCATTACAGGCTGTTCAGATTTTTTGGAGGAAAAATCGGATTCAAGATTGGCCACCCCTGTTACATTAGAAGATAATCAGGCTCTGATGGACAGAACTTTCAATACGGTACTTTCAAACAGTATCAGCGGTCAAATATCGGCTGATGAAATTTATATTACAGATGCGGATTACGGTAATTTGACCTATGAATTTGAAAAAAGATTATACACCTGGCAACCCGGTGAAGTGTCCAGCAGTGATGAAAATGATTGGGGAAGCTGCTACCGAAGAATTAATGTATGCAATACGGTTTTGTATAATATCGAACATTATCAAATTGCAGGTGCAGAAAATTTAAAAGGACAGGCTTTGGCTCTAAGAGCTGCCATTTATCTGGAAGCCGCACAAATTTATTGCTTGGTATATAATAAGAACACAGCAAATACAGATTTGGGATTACCACTGAGATTAGATCCTGATATAAATATACCTTCAAAAAGATCATCATTAAAAGAAACTTATAGTCAAATCATTAGTGATTTAAAAGAAGCAGCGATGTTATTACCTAATACCCAAATTGCACTGATTCGACCATCAAAAGCAACGACATTGGGTTATCTTTCCAGAACATATCTTTTTATGGGAGATTATCAAAATGCTTTAGAATATGGAAAACAGACACTTTCTATCAATGATAATCTCTTAGATTTCAATACCTTGAATCCTGCCGATTCTTATCCGATAAAATCAATGAACACTGAAATTCTACTTCATTCTTCGATGGTATATTCACAGTTTTTGTCGAGTTCTATGGCTAAAATTCCGCAATCATTGTATAACATTTATGACAATAATGATTTGAGAAAGAGCATTTATTTTAGATTTAATACGGCACAGCAGATATTGTTTAAGGGGAATTATTCAGGAGGTGCTACAAGAATGACCAGCTTAGCAAAAGATGAAGTTTATTTGAATGTAGCTGAAAGTTACGCTCGACTTAATGATATGCAGCTGGCAATGCAAACCTTAAATGAATTGTTGAAAACACGTTGGAAAACAGGAACGTATATTCCGATGACAGCTAATTCACAGAGTGAAACGTTGGATATTATTTTAAAAGAAAGAAGAAAGGAATTATTGTTTCGTGGCTTGCGATGGTCAGATTTAAAAAGATATAATCGTGATGGCGCAGGGATTTCTTTGCAAAGAATAGTAAACGGAACAACATATATTTTGCCACCCAACGACCTTCGCTATGCGATAGCCATTCCCGAAGACATTATAAAAATGACGGGAATGCCTCAAAATCCGAGGTAA
- a CDS encoding MauE/DoxX family redox-associated membrane protein: MKYFKKTIPFAVSIFFVILFCYASISKILDFRNFQSQLGQSPGLAGYEIVVAYGIISLQMIAVILLCFRTSRFLGLWITFGILSVFAGYVAFILIYNKNLPCTCIGLFEKINWKGNLILNIGLITIALAGIFIAKKRNQK, translated from the coding sequence GTGAAATATTTTAAAAAAACAATTCCATTTGCGGTAAGTATTTTCTTTGTTATTCTCTTCTGCTATGCAAGTATCAGCAAGATTTTAGATTTTCGAAATTTCCAAAGTCAACTGGGGCAGTCACCCGGACTGGCAGGATACGAAATAGTTGTAGCGTACGGCATTATCTCTCTGCAAATGATTGCAGTTATTCTGCTTTGCTTCCGCACCTCACGGTTTTTAGGTTTATGGATCACTTTCGGAATATTGTCTGTCTTTGCAGGGTATGTTGCTTTCATACTGATCTACAATAAAAATCTGCCTTGCACATGTATAGGCTTATTCGAAAAAATAAATTGGAAAGGAAATTTGATCTTAAATATTGGATTGATAACTATCGCCCTAGCTGGCATTTTTATTGCCAAAAAGCGAAATCAAAAATAA
- a CDS encoding AraC family transcriptional regulator — translation MFRLFILLLVFSAELWVAQSTDNVAYHQIRKKYDHQTVNDTTALSYVDLLIALAKKEKNYSELTYAYQDALNFEPSGYRKMLYADSAIISAQHSCNNDLIASAYLGRGIVSSFNFKDYQSALDDYIKAFSYARCSTSPYVKYNVLYHLGVMQSYLGYYDEAVSQFEACSAFFRPEILKNNSPDILYNMRKGYYKSLHRLIYCYQQMGDYDSANRLIDIGMREIPKDVDFVQLRSYLFKCKGISEFRKGNYEQSIADLNRALPELIRVNDFAWVSVIYFYLGKNKLAQQQQQESFSFFRKVDSIYQKHHFFFPELTENYKILLKNARKKSNIDETLSFANTLHEIEKINKEDRHHLFTQFEVERINIEYASITKRYKDILTALMTVSIFLFMLTIKAYLEKKPEKIYDVVLAGVGVDELGPDVSPTKWTLSSEIRNRIRKNLQKFEDEKEFLEANLSLKKIAIRVGTNPNYLSAYINTEKGMHFNRYLSELRIKYIAELLAEDPIAGHQKTEVLAKLCGIASRSNFLKLFSEIYGMSLQEYQHQCREKFAANDKF, via the coding sequence ATGTTCAGGTTGTTTATATTGCTTTTGGTCTTCTCTGCGGAATTATGGGTTGCGCAGAGCACAGACAATGTGGCCTATCATCAGATCAGAAAAAAGTATGATCACCAGACGGTTAATGATACTACAGCACTTTCTTACGTTGACCTTTTAATTGCCCTCGCAAAAAAAGAAAAAAATTATTCTGAATTAACTTATGCATACCAAGATGCCTTGAATTTTGAGCCATCAGGATACCGCAAAATGCTGTATGCAGACAGTGCAATAATATCCGCTCAGCATAGTTGTAATAACGATCTTATTGCCTCTGCTTATCTTGGAAGGGGAATTGTATCTTCCTTTAATTTTAAAGACTACCAATCTGCATTGGATGATTATATTAAAGCGTTCTCCTACGCCAGATGTAGCACTAGCCCATACGTTAAGTATAATGTATTATATCATCTGGGTGTAATGCAGAGTTATCTGGGATATTATGATGAGGCGGTCAGTCAATTTGAGGCCTGTTCTGCTTTCTTTAGACCGGAGATTTTAAAAAATAATTCCCCAGATATCCTGTACAATATGCGCAAGGGCTATTATAAAAGTTTACATCGGCTTATCTATTGCTACCAGCAAATGGGAGATTATGATAGCGCCAACCGCTTAATCGACATAGGAATGAGGGAAATACCCAAAGATGTAGATTTCGTCCAGTTAAGGAGTTATTTATTTAAATGTAAAGGCATTTCTGAATTCCGTAAAGGAAATTATGAGCAAAGTATTGCTGATCTCAATCGTGCACTTCCGGAATTGATCAGGGTAAATGACTTTGCCTGGGTATCGGTGATCTACTTTTATCTGGGAAAAAATAAATTGGCTCAGCAACAGCAACAAGAATCCTTTAGTTTTTTTAGAAAAGTAGATTCTATTTATCAGAAACACCATTTTTTCTTTCCTGAGCTTACGGAAAACTATAAGATTTTACTGAAGAATGCCCGTAAAAAATCAAATATAGATGAGACCTTATCTTTTGCCAATACCCTCCACGAAATTGAAAAAATAAACAAAGAAGACAGACATCATCTTTTTACCCAGTTTGAGGTGGAGCGGATAAATATTGAATATGCGAGTATTACAAAACGTTACAAGGATATCCTCACTGCCCTGATGACAGTCTCCATATTCTTATTCATGTTGACTATCAAAGCTTATCTGGAAAAGAAGCCTGAGAAAATATACGATGTGGTCTTAGCGGGTGTGGGTGTTGATGAATTGGGACCCGATGTCTCGCCAACAAAATGGACATTAAGTTCAGAGATTCGCAACAGAATTCGGAAGAATCTACAGAAATTTGAAGACGAAAAAGAGTTTTTGGAAGCGAACCTGAGTTTGAAAAAAATTGCAATAAGAGTAGGGACAAACCCTAATTATCTATCTGCCTACATTAACACAGAGAAAGGAATGCATTTTAACCGTTACCTAAGTGAGTTGCGCATCAAGTATATCGCCGAACTGCTCGCAGAAGATCCTATAGCAGGTCATCAGAAAACGGAGGTTCTTGCCAAGTTATGCGGAATTGCTTCCCGCTCTAACTTTCTAAAACTGTTTTCAGAGATCTATGGTATGTCGTTGCAAGAGTATCAGCATCAGTGCAGAGAAAAGTTTGCTGCGAATGACAAATTTTAA
- a CDS encoding YetF domain-containing protein: protein MKDLLFENWEKLGQVALMTIASFIILFLFIRISGKRTLAKFNAFDFVVTVALGSTLAYMMLAMVPLAEGVMVLFLIIALQYLFAKLASTSDKMEHLINSSPRLLFYKGKYLGDNMNTEAITVDEINAVVRQEGIERLDDVLAVVIELNGEISVIKKSDTPDGKSSLEDLDIPDGQ, encoded by the coding sequence ATGAAAGATTTGTTATTTGAAAATTGGGAAAAACTTGGTCAGGTCGCATTGATGACCATCGCCTCTTTTATCATTCTATTCCTTTTCATCAGGATTTCAGGAAAAAGAACCTTGGCTAAGTTCAACGCTTTTGATTTTGTGGTTACGGTTGCTTTGGGTTCCACATTGGCCTATATGATGCTCGCGATGGTTCCTTTAGCAGAAGGTGTAATGGTTTTATTTCTGATAATAGCTTTACAATACCTGTTCGCGAAATTGGCCAGTACATCCGATAAGATGGAACACCTGATCAATTCCTCTCCACGCTTACTGTTCTATAAAGGCAAATACCTTGGAGACAATATGAACACCGAGGCCATAACGGTTGATGAGATCAACGCTGTAGTGCGTCAGGAAGGAATTGAAAGGTTAGATGATGTTTTGGCAGTTGTCATCGAGCTCAATGGAGAGATCAGTGTCATCAAAAAATCTGATACTCCAGACGGTAAAAGTTCTTTAGAAGATCTTGATATCCCTGACGGTCAATAA